In a genomic window of Clavelina lepadiformis chromosome 7, kaClaLepa1.1, whole genome shotgun sequence:
- the LOC143465212 gene encoding collagen alpha-1(XIV) chain-like: MMEHLLVAFLVFAGYHLATSQQQSGPHPQLPAPVGLSVGSIFSNGIGENWAIVEWFPEKLVDSYILRIYRKRDNILFKQIGNVRVNIHNVTGLDAGTEYEATVAAIYIVETSGLRLTTRETERETFRTLEMCKGGQVFLDCSSHCIHSCDDPDPLCDRRCVPGCGCPLEAVIWNRGRCIIPQLCPAPIGVVSEHPAVSNIRRLPTFGDQLVLTWDKVAMASGYTVKVLLDHDRKSVVQSVRVSAPIVGIESLTPGETYAFRIIPIFPSDAPAGRALNLPPTNVRISNVGRNSFRVSWDVTEKAARYSVILYDEDQRSVLYENDKIASNSIIIENLSPGSVYYVTVASANRQQNIGYESTPLEVRTLGEPVVPRSMIIAHIDLPTTPTTSTTTTTTTTEALTACRQKYRTVEKFYESFPDEVGPRFPRCDETGQYFTTECSEQDSSICWCIHPETGSKLLGSNFGGDNSLVPIDCDHYGELVTRPLNLRVRVQTSNLIELEWDSVPEAAAYIAFVEDGLGDPKTYLIENDLTTHVFSELTAGTMYLFGVYVIDDLGWSSIIHFTGGKTLVVDRPVGARVVENIGGTVVVQWRSEPSAEYYNVELQNAAGDILRSFSEVFDDSVTFTGLQVQENYQVQIRAGIKLPDPNDPAVLVEHESETTLIRFVAQCQLPPLDVIFVLDTSEKVGWDGLQKVKALMSDLSIAFPAIDDTSPTGTRLAAVKYSRSPRVMFPYDRFRRTADAVGAIRYLRYNGGSTLKTGLALNYVTRHFFTAPAQDGYVKRLDALNVVIIFSGGKSTDDSISIQASRLKALTNVIAIGVKDRSDGGELNTIASGPELVFMADSYNGVPKLRDNIMSVMCSLSQP; this comes from the exons ATGATGGAGCATTTGTTGGTTGCCTTTTTGGTTTTCGCAG gATATCATTTAGCGACGTCACAGCAGCAAAGTGGACCACACCCAC AATTACCAGCTCCAGTTGGACTCTCTGTCGGATCGATCTTTAGTAACGGTATTGGCGAGAATTGGGCTATAGTTGAATGGTTTCCAGAAAAACTTGTAGACAGCTACATACTCAGAATATACAG AAAACGGGACAACATCTTGTTCAAGCAGATAGGAAACGTAAGAGTGAACATCCATAACGTTACTGGCCTTGACGCTGGCACCGAATACGAGGCGACGGTGGCAGCCATATACATTGTGGAAACATCCGGACTTCGATTGACGACTCGTGAGACCGAAAGAGAAACTTTCCGAACAC ttgAAATGTGCAAGGGTGGGCAAGTTTTTCTGGATTGCTCCTCTCACTGCATTCACTCGTGCGACGACCCTGATCCTTTGTGCGATCGTCGATGCGTTCCAGGATGTGGTTGTCCTCTCGAGGCTGTCATCTGGAACAGAGGAAGATGCATAATTCCACAACTTTGCCCGGCTCCAATCG GTGTTGTGTCTGAGCATCCTGCGGTGAGCAACATCCGGAGACTGCCAACATTCGGGGATCAACTTGTACTGACCTGGGATAAAGTTGCCATGGCTTCTGGATACACTGTTAAG GTACTCCTAGACCACGATCGCAAAAGTGTGGTTCAAAGTGTAAGAGTTTCGGCACCCATTGTCGGCATTGAAAGCCTAACTCCCGGCGAAACTTATGCATTCCGGATAATTCCAATTTTCCCTTCTGATGCACCGGCAGGCAGAGCTCTTAACTTACCCCCTACTAATGTAAGGATTAGCAATGTCGGCAGAAATAGTTTCCGTGTTAGCTGGGACGTCACTGAGAAAGCCGCG AGATATTCGGTCATTCTGTACGACGAGGACCAACGCAGCGTGCTTTACGAGAACGATAAGATTGCTTCAAACTCTATTATAATCGAAAACCTCTCCCCCGGCTCCGTGTACTACGTTACGGTGGCAAGCGCTAATCGCCAACAAAATATCGGATACGAGAGCACACCTCTTGAAGTTAGGACACTGGGCGAACCTGTAGTCCCAAGATCAATGATTATCGCCCATATTGATTTGCCTACCACCCCGACTACTTCTACCACCACTACTACTACGACAACAGAAGCACTAACTGC TTGCCGTCAGAAGTATCGAACAGTCGAAAAATTTTACGAAAGTTTTCCGGATGAAGTCGGTCCCAGGTTTCCGAGATGCGATGAAACCGGTCAGTATTTCACAACCGAGTGCTCAGAGCAGGATTCCAGTATCTGCTGGTGCATTCACCCTGAAACCGGGAGTAAGCTCCTGGGCAGCAACTTTGGAGGAGATAATTCCCTCGTTCCTATAGATTGCGACCACT ATGGCGAATTGGTGACCAGGCCACTTAACTTGAGAGTCAGGGTCCAGACGAGCAACCTGATTGAACTTGAGTGGGACTCTGTGCCGGAAGCTGCGGCTTATATTGCTTTTGTTGAAGACGGTCTTGGCGACCCGAAAACGTACTTAATTGAAAACGACCTCACCACACACGTGTTCAGTGAACTTACGGCTGGAACTATGTACTTGTTTGGAG TTTATGTGATTGATGATCTTGGTTGGTCTAGCATAATTCACTTTACCGGTGGCAAAACTCTCGTAGTCGATCGCCCTGTAGGAGCTCGTGTCGTGGAAAATATTGGTGGAAC GGTTGTAGTCCAATGGCGAAGTGAACCGTCGGCTGAATATTACAATGTCGAACTTCAAAACGCAGCGGGCGACATCTTACGAAGTTTTAGCGAAGTATTTGACGACAGCGTAACATTCACCGGGCTGCAGGTCCAGGAGAACTATCAAGTTCAAATAAG GGCCGGAATAAAATTGCCTGACCCAAACGATCCCGCCGTCTTGGTTGAACATGAAAGTGAAACGACCTTGATTCGGTTTGTTGCTCAGTGTCAATTGCCTCCTCTCGACGTCATTTTCGTCTTGGATACGTCGGAGAAAGTAGGGTGGGATGGATTGCAGAAAGTGAAGGCGCTCATGTCGGATCTTTCTATTGCTTTTCCGGCTATCGATGATACCTCACCCACAGGAACTCGACTAGCAGCTGTGAAGTACTCCCGCTCTCCCCGGGTCATGTTCCCTTACGACCG ATTTAGAAGAACTGCTGATGCCGTAGGAGCCATCCGTTACCTACGTTATAACGGCGGAAGTACATTGAAGACTGGCTTGGCGCTGAATTATGTCACCCGTCACTTTTTCACAGCGCCAGCTCAGGACGGATACGTAAAAAGACTTGACGCACTTAATGTAGTGATCATATTTAGTGGAG gaaAAAGCACCGATGATTCTATTTCGATCCAAGCTAGCAGGTTAAAAGCTCTGACCAATGTAATTGCGATTGGTGTAAAAGACAGATCGGATGGGGGCGAATTGAACACGATTGCTTCTGGTCCGGAGTTGGTCTTCATGGCCGATTCTTACAACGGCGTGCCCAAACTGCGTGACAACATCATGTCGGTTATGTGCAGTCTTTCCCAGCCTTAA